The genomic interval TGAAGATGAAGAAGTCGCCTCACATATTTGTGTCATCACAAGTAGGAGGATTAGCCTCAGACTCTCTGACAATCTCAAACGTGGGAGGACGGGTTCTCTCTAATTTCTCAAACACACTTCGTGCCGGATTAAACATGAGGCAGTGCATGTTCAAGTTAATGTGACGGCTCTCTTGTTCTTGAATACTGGAGTGGACTCACTGAATTGTACGGATGATGACTAAGAAGATTATAAAGATTTTTGATTAAACCGTTTTTTGACTGTATGATGAAGCATTAGAGCTTTCGCTTTCTTTCAGCAAAAAGATGTCACATCATGCAGCCGTCAAATAGCAGCCATGCAAATCctggtgtgtttttcatgtaagAGGCAGCGAGAATCTGCCCTTCGGCTGCTCCCCCTCGCTCTGtcatgatgtgtgtttgtgtgtgctgatgtgactGGATATGTCTCGCTGTCCCTCCTTTGTATTGAATCTGTGCACCCAGGCCGAACAGATCAGACCTAACCAGCAGCGTCATTCAGTGTCTCAGACTCCCTGTAATTATCTCGGTGTAGTATCAGCAGTCCTCCAAAAGGCAGTGGACAACGcgtgctctgtgttttttgtcgTTTAATCATTAATGCGTGCTGTGACTAATCATAGTCATGTTGAAGTCATCACTTAACCTTCTACGCATGGTTATTGGGCCTGTAGACGATCCCATTGTCTTGCAGGCTGTAATACAGTCAGACCAGTGCTGACAGCCAGGTAGTTAAAGTCGTTTACACCTGAAGGGATGGAGGACTTTATGGCTCCATAGAAAAAGCCGACAAGGCGTCGGCGAAAGGTTTTCCATATAATTAAAAGGTCTTTTACCCAGTGAAGTGCAGAAAGAGCTTCGCTAAAACTCGCTGATTCACTTACTGAAAGCTGTGAAAGGCCGTCTGCAGACACACCCACCCAGCCACACATAGTGATCTGCGTCTCACGCCCGAGGGAGGATCCGAGAGGAGAAAGATTGATCTCCTCCAGGTATTTCAGCCAAAGTTTGCTCGTCCTAGTGTTGCAGATAAGCCTCTGCTCCGTCATCGTGTTCGTTCCAGATGAGGCGATGGCCTCGCAGGGTTTCCTCAGTGCCGCTGTGCTTCCAACGGTGTCATTATATCTCAGCGGTGGCTGTGTGTTTTAGCTCTGCAGTGCTTCTGATGAGCCGGATAATCGAGGAGCCGTGGCTCCAATGTGCAGCGGCGTGATGGATCTCTTGTCTTTTCAGGAGCGTTTATGAGATGCTCAGAGGTACTGCAGAGCAGCACAATCGCTTCTTGTTGTAATGCTATAAGAATATTTGATGTGCTGAAATGACTTTCGGTGAGATTAGTTGGAAAATGGCTCAGAGGGAAAATAAGCACTCGTCTGTGTGTATACAGAGTTTCAGCAGTGTGGTCTCTAAACCGTGAAGTGACCAACTTTTTAATATCCTCTTCAGGGTCTAACTACGCCATGTCTAACGGGGGCGGGGCACCCAGCAGCACCACCCACCTGTTGGACTTCCTAGAGGAGCCCATCCCTGGCGTGGGGACCTACGACGACTTCCACACCATCGACTGGGTCCGTGAGAAGTGCAAGGACCGCGAGAGACACCGGAAGGTGAGCAGCCGGCCAGCAGTGCAACCTCTAAAGCTTAAAAGGTGTCAGTGTGCTCCAAACAAGCTGCCCCTCGCGCTGAGGGGGGCACGTACGTACATACTTTACTCTCCATCAGAACTTCTTGTTGGTTGGTCAGTTTTGATTTCCATCAACGCCAGACGTCGAACTACCTCTACTGTACTATAACCCACCCTTAACCGCCCCTGTCTGAAGCATGCTGAGGCCTTTAGCCTGAAGACATTTTCAAGggtttttaaaatgacacatgaGGCTCTCTTTAGTATCTCATAGTCGCAGCTCAGCCTGTTTACCGTTCATGCAGCTTTCGCACGTTAGCTGGCATCAGCAAAAAGTCCCCTGCTGCACAGGAAGTGTTGTGTCATGCACTTCCTGTGGATCACTTGAAAGAAGAACTGGGTAGTTAAGATCAGCAGAATCAACAGAGAAGGAAAACGGTCCAACCTGCCCACAGAAACCCAAGTTTcaccaacagcaaacacaaggGAAAAGAAGTTGATATCAGAGAGAGTGTCGAAATGTTTTCAATGGGATTTTTCTGCCAGCCGACACTAGCTTTGTTTCATCTCACAGTCGTCTTCATCCGCAGTTGGAGACCGAGACCAAAGTCAAGAGTAAACGTTCATGCTCAGCATAGAAATCCACATCGTACCATCTCATGCATCCTGACCTTCAGCTCCCCGTCGCTGACCTCGCTCTGCCAACACGCTCATCCAAACATTGACACAACCCCACAGCCGTCTTTCCACAAGTGGTTCCTTGCAGGAATACAGGAAATGATAACTCTGGgaatttgttcatttgtttgatgtgtgttaCTTGAATACTTTGTCAAACATTGGTTTTATAAACTGGTCTTTAAGTCAACCGTTTCGCTGAAGCAGCGGCAGAAAATCCTGCCATGAAAGTCAGTTTCTGACTTGCTTACCATTAGGGCCTTTGACCTACTTGCATTACTGCAAGTAGGTCTCTACTGCATAAGTGACTAAATACCTGTTCACCTGACATTTTCTCGTGagctttttcactttgttttctgtcttattCATGCATCTCATTTAGCGTTAGCtcaccagctgctgtgtgtgtttttagatcAACAGTAAGAAGAAGGAGTCAGCATGGGAGTTCACCAAGAGCCTGTACGATGCTTGGTCTGGGTGGCTGGTGGTGACGCTCACCGGCTTGGCCTCAGGtaacacgcatgcacacacacacacagtgcaaacacagagcCATTATCTCCTCTGCTGGTGACTCTCACACGCTTCGCCTCAGGCAGCTCTCGCTCAGCCTTCCTCTTGGTCGCTCTCCGTCTTTTGCTCTCACTTAACTGTTCgctctcaaacacaaacaagcgcCTCACCAGATAGAGTTCTGTCCTCAAAACAGCAAATCTACATCAATGATTTATGTTCGTTTGACCaccaaaagaagagaaaacctACAGGGTTTTGTACCAACTGTTTGAGGACCAGATAGGTGAAGTTAAGTTCCTGTGAAATGACTTTGTTGTAGGAAAGCATCTCTTAAGATCCAGGTTGCAAAGGAAACATATGGGCAAAATACGCCATAgtagtatttctcaagtgatTTGGGTATAAAACCTTCCATGTCGTGTTCCTGTAGGCCAACACAGGACCCGTAGGTGTTCCTGCTCTTTGACTGTCAGGGTTAGTGCCACATTTTAGGATGCAGATGAAAATTATTATTACCTCTACATCACAGCCTGAACACAGCATTATCAGGttcattttatattatatttgatGTGGAGGCTTTACAGGCTTGATCTTCCTTTCCGTTCTAAACTGATAAGATAAAAGGCTCATATAAAAACTGTTAGCATAACCAGCAAGCTAActgcctctgcctcttttttttcctctttctctacTTCCTGCCTTCACCTCTTGGCCCCTCGTTTCCTTCCTGGttccctcctccccccgccAGGTGCTTTGGCTGGCCTGATTGACATTGCTGCTGATTGGATGAACGACCTGAAGGAGGGCGTGTGCCTGAGCGCAATGTGGTTCAACCACGAGCAGTGCTGCTGGACGTCCAATGAGACCACCTTCGCTGAGCGGGACAAGTGTCCTCAGTGGAAGAGCTGGGCTGAGCTAATACTGGGGCAGGCTGAGGTAGACTAACGCAGGCACACGCTCGAGACGTCAGCCACCGCAGCAGccctttttctgctgcttcacgGCATAAATCACTGTATATTCACAAATAGACTGCAGATACaaccaggcctttatttgagcttagtttatttatgtatattttattatattccAGCCTCCATATTTTCTGATTTGCTCCTCTTTGCTGCTaatgcaatctgcaacctccATGTGTTTACACGTTGCCTTGATAAATTCAGTAAAATGTCAGTAATGAATTGCACATTTAGAAATGCTGTTCATTCTCtatctgcatttatttttctgttttttgttttttgtttgttttttttcaagctATTGGTTCACGTTAAAAgccctccagcagcacaaagagcaTAATCCCTCTCATTAATTTGAAACATCCTGGAAGTGTTGTGATTCAATGCCAACAGCTTAGCAGCggtaacaaaaaagaaaacaactggAAATGATTGGTGAATAAAAAGTTTAACAAACAACAGAGTGGTGCGTCTGACGTGACTCTGCTGTTGGACTGATGCACTTGGTGCAGTGGACATGCTGTGGTACATTACAGTACATGTTGAGACAATCAGTAAAAATAGTCCTTGTGTTTTAAATTAGACAGACCACTTGCAGAGTGAGGAGGGTGTTACAGGGTTCATTGAGTTATTGACACTTTTGGTTGCGGTGAGTTTCAAGCTGTtgcccctctcctcttcctcacctctccGCAGGGCCCCGGCTCGTACATCATGAACTACTTCATGTACATCTACTGGGCTCTGTCCTTCGCCTTCctggctgtctgtctggtcAAGGTGTTCGCTCCGTACGCCTGCGGCTCGGGGATCCCTGAGGTGAGGACAGTGTTGCCTTCACAAAACCCTTTCAGGTCCTGAGATGTGGTTGCAGCTTGCACGCTGGGGCAGATTTGAAGCCTCCCCTTCACTGGTGCATTGAAGCTCTCATGGAAAACTCCCAACGTCTTTCATCccaaacagcattttttttttcttgttagaGCTTTTTGACAGATATTCATTTGGTGAAGGACGAGTCTTTGTTCAGTCACAAAACTGAAACTACTTTTTTCCACAGACGGTGTCGGTTTTATCCATCTAACGAGGTTATCAGGtcatcttttctgtctctgcacaaGCTCCCTCGCTCTGAAGCAGATTACTGATGTTCTGTTTTATCTCGGTTCTCTCATTTTCTCGTGTCTGATCAATTCGCTCTCGGTGTCGGAAGCTCGAAGTAGcacatgaaacaggaagtctgtaaaTCGCTGCAGCTGCCTCTCCATGAAAGTGGTCTAATGCGCTGCGTGCCCCCTCTGGGATCCACAGTGTGTCGTCATGCTTATGGGATTCCCTTTAATGTCTAGATGTGGCTTAAAATTGTGAATTCAGTGGGCAGCAGGGAGATGTGACAGGTTCGCCCGTGCTGCGAGAAAGCCATTTTTTAGCTGAGCGCTCTGAGCTTTGTTGCCATGGGAACAAGCGAGGTGGAACTGCATTGGCGAGCAAAGTGTGTGACTTCGATCAGGAGGGAGAGATGCAGCTAAAGCCCGAGTGAAGAAAGAAACCGAAAAGCCAACTTGAAAACCCCTCAAATAAAACATTGATAAATGCTTTAGAATGACTAATGTGCAGCTGATAAGAACCTGGTTAATGGTGCCCTGAGGTCCACTCACTGTGTTTCCTCCAAACGTATCAcctggtcttcatcagcagacacaGTCCATGTTGTTGTCATCAACATGGATCCACTGACACGtgagctctgcagctcttttaTTGACTTCACGTTCCTGCTGGCTTCACCATAAAGGTTAATTTTTCACCCTGTAGACAGCAGCTATAAACATAGCTGAGTTGGGATTGTTTTACGAAACGACTGTTTACAAGGTCAAGACTGAACTTTAGTGTTTAGTGTTGTCCACAGTGGGAATCAAACCAACCCTTGTTTCGTGAGTTTAatctccagcttcctcttcctgcccccccccccccccagatcAAGACCATCCTGAGTGGGTTCATCATCCGGGGCTATCTGGGCAAGTGGACCCTGATGATCAAGACCATCACTCTGGTGCTGGCTGTGGCGTCCGGCCTCAGCCTCGGGAAGGAGGGCCCCTTGGTCCACGTGGCCTGCTGCTGTGGGAACATCTTCTCCTACCTCTTCCCCAAGTACAGCAAGAACGAAGCTAAGAAACGAGAGGTGCGGGAGAAGAAGTTCAAGTCGGTGTTCTGCTGTTACAGTACATGACCGTGTAGCTCTTTGTGACCTCATCACATCAgctgaggtgtgtttgttttgtctcccAGGTTCTCTCAGCTGCGTCGGCGGCTGGGGTGTCTGTTGCTTTTGGAGCCCCGATTGGAGGAGTGCTCTTCAGcttggaggaggtgcagcacaCGTTTTGTAGACTCATGAACTGACCAGAAATGACTTTTGAAAACGCTTCAACCTCAGCTAATCACGTAaactcttcttcatctctctcaggTGAGCTACTACTTCCCTCTGAAGACGCTGTGGCGCTCCTTCTTCGCTGCCCTGGTGGCGGCCTTCGTCCTGCGCTCCATCAACCCGTTCGGGAACAGCCGCCTGGTGCTGTTCTACGTGGAGTACCACACGCCGTGGTACCTGTTTGAGCTCATCCCCTTCATCCTTCTGGGAGTTTTCGGAGGCCTCTGGGGAGCCTTCTTCATCCGAGCCAACATCGCGTGGTGCCGGCGGCGCAAGCTGACGCGTTTCGGCAAGTGCTTTGACTTGATTCACGGTTCGAAACTGGGATGTCAGCCAGCCCAGGTGCTGGAAGGTGAAGGTAGCTGTTAGAAATGGTGGGGCTGTCTGGAAGATCACTGTCAGCAGTTTGTACCAGCCGTGTGTCACAAACTGCAGCTAAAAATTGCTGTTCCTCCAGCAGTCTGACATGTTGCGTCGTCCCTCTCTTCAGGAAAGTACCCGGTGTTGGAGGTGATCTTGGTGGCGGCCATCACGGCTGTGGTTGCTTTCCCGAACCCGTACACGCGTCAGAACACCAGTGAGCTGATAAAGGAGCTGTTCACCGACTGCGGCCCGCTGGAGTCCTCGCAGCTCTGCCAGTACCGCAGCCAGATGAACGGCAGCAAGGCCTTCACCGACAACCCCAACCGGCCGGCAGGGCCCGGCGTCTACGCCGCCATGTGGCAGCTCTGCCTGGCGCTCATCTTCAAAATCATCATGACCATATTCACCTTTGGGCTTAAGGTGTGATCcctggatgtttttcttttttattaacGGGTCAGATGTTTGACTCTGCATGTCTTTTTCTAAAACCAGCTCTTGCTTCTCATCCGCAGGTACCGTCGGGTTTGTTCATCCCCAGCATGGCCATCGGGGCGATCGCAGGGCGAATCGTCGGCATCGCCATGGAGCAGCTCGCCTATTATCACCACGACTGGTTCTTGTTCAAAGAGTGGTGCGAGGTGGGAGCCGACTGCATCACTCCAGGGCTCTACGCCATGGTGGGGGCCGCAGCGTGTCTGGGTGAGTCGGCGGGACCAGTTCGGCTCGATGCTTGTTTATTTTTCGGTCATCAGCTGAAAGATGATGAGATTTACTATGAGACAATCGCACTGCTGACCCTCACGTGTTCCTCTGGATGGGTACACTGCTCTCCTCTTGATATCTGGTTGCATCAGACCATTTTGGGCAGTTCTGCTACTCTGCAGTATCAGATTCACAGGAAGATGAATTCCCTtgtttttgcaggtatttaTTTCAGGAGCCTAGACAGGAAACAAATTCTCATCCTCTCAATTGACTGTCTTTTACTAAACCATGATGCATTTCACTCTCTGGATATTTAACATCTTCATGTTCATGCTGGTGAATATTAAAGTCAAATTAAGGTGTTCACGTTCAAACTCACCTGCCTCCTCAGGCGGTGTGACCCGTATGACCGTCTCCCTGGTCGTCATCGTCTTCGAGCTCACCGGCGGGTTGGAGTACATCGTCCCCCTCATGGCCGCCGTCATGACCAGCAAATGGGTGGGCGACGCGTTCGGCCGAGAGGGAATCTACGAGGCCCACATCCGTCTGAACGGGTACCCCTTCCTGGACGCCAAGGAGGAGTTCACGCACACCACACTGGCCAGGGAGGTGATGAGGCCTCGACGCAGCGACCCGCCGTTAGCGGTGCTGACGCAGGACGACCTGacggtggaggagctgcaggccacCATCAATGAAACCAGTTATAATGGTTTCCCTGTGATAGTGTCCAAGGAGTCCCAGAGGCTGGTGGGCTTTGCTCTGCGCAGGGACATCACCATCGCTATCGGTAACTTACATTACACTGAGCCCAGTTTGCCCCCACTGCATATGTATGAGAAAGGATTAAGACAATAGATAGTAATGAAAATGTCTTCTTCCACATCTCAAACCCCTGGAttttctccttcccttctcAACAGAAAATGCTCGCCGCAAGCAGGAGGGCATCATGTTGAACTCCAGGGTGTACTTCACCCAGCACGCACCCACCCTGCCCGCCGACAGCCCCCGGCCCCTCAAACTGCGCTCCATCCTGGACATGAGCCCCTTCACCGTCACCGACCACACCCCCATGGAGATCGTGGTGGACATCTTCCGGAAGCTGGGGCTGCGCCAGTGCCTGGTCACTCACAACGGGTAAGTAGGAAATGAAAGTGTCTGAAGAGGAAGGATGTGCTGGACGAGCGGCGGGCGAATCCTTCTCACATCCTTCTCTCTGGCGTCGTCACGATCGACAAACGCCGCACAAGCGCATGCACACACCGTCTGGTGTTGCATGGACTCTCAGATCCCTGGGTTTGCCCTGTAATCTGCATGGCCTGGCCTAACCGCTGTGCTGCACCCCcttcaccccccctccccaccgAACAATAACAGACGGTCTCTGCAGAAGAGACCGAGCTGCTGAAACTAACCGCAACTACATAACAGGCATCACGTTGGGAAGCGTAGTCTGTCAGGTCAGTCAGCCGACGTGCGCTCTGAAAGTAGATGTCTCATGATTGGACTCAGGAGGTCTTCTGGAGGTTTTGCAGAGAGCCACCTGCTGGCGTGAACCAGGAATTACAGGACGGTTTGAGCCGAGCAGCTGGTAACAGTCAGTTTGCTGCGACAGCTGTGCagcactctgtttttatttacgtcTTCACGTTTAActctttttatttacatttttaagaaTATAGCTGTCATTGAGGCTGTGCTGCATTTCAGAACCAAATGCGTTAGTTCACCTCTGAGTACTTTCAAACCTCTCCACCCTGTCGGTGGCTGCTCAGCACATTTGTTCCTACTCAAGAGGTAAATCATAGGGACTATTTTCTcgtggattaatacacattgcatgctctagtgagtatttacagcagccaCACAGTGTCTGAGAGATCGATTTATATAATCAGTGGAGCTCCATGGCCATGATAAGCCATATCAGGCTTAGGATGGTCAGATAAACTAGGATCAATTAATTGCTGGTTTtgattttttatatatataatatcatcagatttattttggaaCATTTTCCATACAAATTTAGCACATTTTTTTAGCTTATTTCTAGAGAATTGGCGCATCCAGATTTCCATCCAGAAGAAGAAGGCGCAACAAGATGACGTAATCCAAAGAGCGCCAGTCAGGCCCGAAACTTTAAACCTCGCAATTAAAGGCGCAGACTTGCTTACTGTCCATCACAATATGTGAAATCAGTTTCTAACACTGTAaacttctgttgtttttgtgttaattgAGTTGTTGTAATTTTGAGTTGTATTTTGTGTTAACGTTGAGTTTCACATTTTAAGTTACACCTGTTATGTatgttttgtgctgctgctgtctgttctctctctgtctctcctctgtttgtcgtttttgtttgtttgtttgttggtttgtttgtttgttgttgtcggGCAGTTTACCGAgtaacaggtgtgtgtttcaggattgTGTTGGGCATCATCACAAAGAAGAATATATTAGAGCATCTGGAGGAGCTCAAGCAGCACACGGAGCCCCTGGTGACTAGCCCCGCCCCCTTTACCATGtgacccccccctcctcctccactttcgCACCTGTCTCTTAGGCTCCGCCTCTTAAGAGGGATGCATGAAAGTTGGtgtgaaaactgttgacagttCCCAGCTGAACATGAagccttcctcttcttcttcctctgtcactgaCTGTTCGCACTCTGTTGTTCGTGGGTTGGTTTGGTGTGGATTCACCTCTAATGAAGCGGTTCATCTTAGAGAAACATCCGTAGATAGACGCCCTCTGACCTCATCTTCATCGCTGGTAGCAGTAGCAGATCTGATGAGTCATTGCATAGAAaagctttgttgtgtttttggggGTCCTGTAATGTCGGACCTCTATGGGAACTGTCACCCACATCAGTCCAGAGCCCCTTTCAGACGTGCGCTTCGTTCTTTAAACGCGTTTAACATAAAGCCCTAAAAACAGACCTGCACAGGTTTTCAGTGGGCCTCTTATTCCACCTGCAGCTGCGACTGTTTTCAttaatgacctttgacccttaAAACCGGTTTAATGACGCTGCAGGTGAGCCAGTTTGAACTGGTTGCAGAAGGCTTCAGATGTCAGATCAGTTCAGAAGAATCTGAGTTCAATGTGGTTTGAGCTTTAATTCAAGACGAACGGCTCAAACAGTACATGAGCAAATTAAATGTGATCAAACTGTTCGTCATTGTAGGACATAGAAGACGCAGCTGAATCCTTCATTTCATATGATAAACGATGACATTGATGATAAGATGAATGAAATCCGGGTTGGCTGAGAAGCAGAGCGTTAATTAAAGAACAGTCCTCCAAAATCAGCTTTTAAAGTCCATCACTGATGTAAGCGGTGAGAAAACTTTTCCTCCATCATGTCGTTACTGTCCAACTTGAGCTTTGTCAAACCTCCCCATTAATACAGTTTGTCCACAAGTTGTATCCACAAACATTCGAGCATCCTCTTGTCAAAAAGCGTTCATTTAGGACAGACGACGCCGGCGAGGCTCCGTGTCTGAAAAGGGCTCGGCGGACTGGCagagtgcagctctgcagctcatccCCTGCTGTAGCTCTGCTCGGTGTCGTGTCAGCTGCATCATGCTAGCACCTTGACAAGCTGCTCGTTAAGCTCAATCTCTGACGCGTAGAAGCTTCGTAGAGCAGATGTGTTTAGGCGTAGTTCAGATTACTGTGTGCCGTCAGAGATGTTATCAGTGATGTCACTcctcagcatgtgtgcagtcGTGTTGCCTGGTGTGTGTTTCCCATCCTCCCTTCACAACAGTAGCGGCTCATTTCACTTTGAGAATTCACCCGCCctcagttttctctttttgacaTTAACgactgctttttttcctcttttttttttacccctccACTCTCGACCCCACCGTTTCGCCCTGGGTCTCCGCAGATTGACGACATCTGACCTGTCGCCTTTACAACCACTTGGCGAGTAGCTAGCCGCCTTGGGAAAGCGGACTGCCgctgttttaatgcatttcagaggGTGGTCTTGACGAGTcgaagggagggagaggatcTCTAGTGATAGCGATTCATTGCCACACCTCCCTCATTCTGTAGCGGTAGCGAATGCTGTGGTGCAGTGACCTTGTTGTGCTGATTGGTGCCGTAGCGGCCCGGCTAGTTAGCCACCTGGATGAAGTAATTACTAATCCTGTGCTTTAACCTGCCAGTGTTTCCTCTTAGCCAGCGGCGTCACGTCCTCTTCACAACAGAGTAAACACGTTCAGTTTCCAGTCGTCACCTGGGTGAAGAAGCGTGAAGCAGCACTGGACACCGCTGGCTTACAGGGACCActgcctccacctgctgccCCTTCATGTACACCCTGATCTGTACCTGGTGTCCCAAACCTCTGCGACCGCCTCTGTTGATTTCACTGGTTTAGAAATGAGCGAGAGCGGTCGTGGGTCTCAGCAGCCGTTTGGAGACCTGGGTCTGATCACCGGTGTTTCacccctcctgctgctcagtAGCTGTAGcgctaacccccccccccccctcccccacagtCCATCTCAGCTCAGACCTGGGTTCACGTGTTTGTTTTGGATGCACTTGATCTGCTTTTCCAGGATTCAAATGAAGCTACATTCACGGCTGAATTCAAGAGCACGAGAGTCAGAGCTTTGTGGTTATTTCtaatgtttcagcagcaggcCAATCAGAGACCTCAGCCTGCGACGTGCTCTTGAATCAGCAGGAATAACCTTCACTAACTGAATATTTAGAAACGTGCTGCAAAGTCAGACCCGGTCTTGTCACCTGGGTCATCAGGTAAATGTGCAGAATAGttaagagagaggaggaggaggaggaggaggaggcggctcTGTGACACGAGTCAGAAACTGCtcacatcaccatcatcatgtgGAAACATCGAATGTCCCATCACAGCTGTCTTACACTGTGACCACCACCACACTCTTTAGTATGCCGGAAAAGGTTTAGCGAGTCCCAACTCACAGTGTGTCAAATGCAGTATGCAAGCCAGCGCGCTCCTCTGGCTAACCTGACCCAGATAGATGACTGCAGCTGCGCTCCAGATCGCacgcttttttttctttttgctttaaATTTGGTGCCACAGACCGCGACTGATGAGCAGGAGGGTCAAAGCTCGAGGCGTGACGTTAAGTCCCTGCTGCACGCGCTTTGTGAGGGCTGCAGCACGAGCCAACAGTAAACAGAAACAGGCCTGGGATTTGGAAAGTAGCTGTCGTGAGTGCAGCTGTGCAACCCTGCTGCACATCTGCTTTTACTGAGATTCACGGCCCGAGTGTTCACTACATGTTTCATATTTCTGCTGAtcaattttcattcatttttaatcagcTCGTGCATCAATAGGTGTGAGAAGACTTATTCCCACTGCACCTTTAATATGTTTGACACATTATCGGAAGTGTCCCATGATGTGATGTAGATCAAAAACTCCATGAAAACTCATCAAACATCATCCTTAATGGTTTCAGACTCCTGTGACGAGGgcgtcctctctcctcctcctcaggggctctaactcctccacctcctgttcACTCCTTCCTGTCTCCTTGTAGGATCCAGTTTTTCCTTCTCACCGGCTTTTCGGACCGACGGCCGAGGCGGCGCCTGAAACGACACCCTGCCCTCCGGGAGCGGAGGTGCTGTTTCAGACCTGCCTTCATCCCGGTTTCCTCTGGTCActcacctccttcctcttcctcctgctgactTTTGCTTCCTCAGGGACTCGTGTTCTTGTTGGCTCGTCGATCAGTGTTCTCAATTTGATTTTACGATTCAcgtcagagaaaacaaactctTCTCCCTGATTGAAGACTTCAAAACATGCCAACAAAAACACgacagtgttttctctgcttcactCCGGCTGCACGCCAGCAGCGCCTCCTCACTTTTCTaaacctcctcttcctcccccctcctccctctcctttgtctccCCCTGCAGGCGGCTTCTTGGTATTATCACAAAAAAAGATATCCTCCGTCACATGGCGCAAATGGCGAACCAAGATCCCGAGTCCATCATGTTCAA from Chaetodon auriga isolate fChaAug3 chromosome 24, fChaAug3.hap1, whole genome shotgun sequence carries:
- the clcn3 gene encoding H(+)/Cl(-) exchange transporter 3 isoform X1, producing MESEQLYHRGYCRNSYNSIASASSDEELLDGAGVIMDFHTTEDDNLLDGDAASPGSNYAMSNGGGAPSSTTHLLDFLEEPIPGVGTYDDFHTIDWVREKCKDRERHRKINSKKKESAWEFTKSLYDAWSGWLVVTLTGLASGALAGLIDIAADWMNDLKEGVCLSAMWFNHEQCCWTSNETTFAERDKCPQWKSWAELILGQAEGPGSYIMNYFMYIYWALSFAFLAVCLVKVFAPYACGSGIPEIKTILSGFIIRGYLGKWTLMIKTITLVLAVASGLSLGKEGPLVHVACCCGNIFSYLFPKYSKNEAKKREVLSAASAAGVSVAFGAPIGGVLFSLEEVSYYFPLKTLWRSFFAALVAAFVLRSINPFGNSRLVLFYVEYHTPWYLFELIPFILLGVFGGLWGAFFIRANIAWCRRRKLTRFGKYPVLEVILVAAITAVVAFPNPYTRQNTSELIKELFTDCGPLESSQLCQYRSQMNGSKAFTDNPNRPAGPGVYAAMWQLCLALIFKIIMTIFTFGLKVPSGLFIPSMAIGAIAGRIVGIAMEQLAYYHHDWFLFKEWCEVGADCITPGLYAMVGAAACLGGVTRMTVSLVVIVFELTGGLEYIVPLMAAVMTSKWVGDAFGREGIYEAHIRLNGYPFLDAKEEFTHTTLAREVMRPRRSDPPLAVLTQDDLTVEELQATINETSYNGFPVIVSKESQRLVGFALRRDITIAIENARRKQEGIMLNSRVYFTQHAPTLPADSPRPLKLRSILDMSPFTVTDHTPMEIVVDIFRKLGLRQCLVTHNGIVLGIITKKNILEHLEELKQHTEPLAASWYYHKKRYPPSHGANGEPRSRVHHVQLIRSFQDGWGGGGDDCEDEEEVCLLDSSNL
- the clcn3 gene encoding H(+)/Cl(-) exchange transporter 3 isoform X4, which gives rise to MESEQLYHRGYCRNSYNSIASASSDEELLDGAGVIMDFHTTEDDNLLDGDAASPGSNYAMSNGGGAPSSTTHLLDFLEEPIPGVGTYDDFHTIDWVREKCKDRERHRKINSKKKESAWEFTKSLYDAWSGWLVVTLTGLASGALAGLIDIAADWMNDLKEGVCLSAMWFNHEQCCWTSNETTFAERDKCPQWKSWAELILGQAEGPGSYIMNYFMYIYWALSFAFLAVCLVKVFAPYACGSGIPEIKTILSGFIIRGYLGKWTLMIKTITLVLAVASGLSLGKEGPLVHVACCCGNIFSYLFPKYSKNEAKKREVLSAASAAGVSVAFGAPIGGVLFSLEEVSYYFPLKTLWRSFFAALVAAFVLRSINPFGNSRLVLFYVEYHTPWYLFELIPFILLGVFGGLWGAFFIRANIAWCRRRKLTRFGKYPVLEVILVAAITAVVAFPNPYTRQNTSELIKELFTDCGPLESSQLCQYRSQMNGSKAFTDNPNRPAGPGVYAAMWQLCLALIFKIIMTIFTFGLKVPSGLFIPSMAIGAIAGRIVGIAMEQLAYYHHDWFLFKEWCEVGADCITPGLYAMVGAAACLGGVTRMTVSLVVIVFELTGGLEYIVPLMAAVMTSKWVGDAFGREGIYEAHIRLNGYPFLDAKEEFTHTTLAREVMRPRRSDPPLAVLTQDDLTVEELQATINETSYNGFPVIVSKESQRLVGFALRRDITIAIENARRKQEGIMLNSRVYFTQHAPTLPADSPRPLKLRSILDMSPFTVTDHTPMEIVVDIFRKLGLRQCLVTHNGIVLGIITKKNILEHLEELKQHTEPLIDDI